Proteins from a genomic interval of Candidatus Hydrogenedens sp.:
- a CDS encoding SDR family oxidoreductase has product MILVTGGSGYIGAVAVRELLNHGFAVRVVDKFLFGDEGLEEVKNRIECIQGDLCQLDATWLEGVEGVIHLAGLSNDPMAEFNPEANKKLNTEATAILGEHCKRRGIKRFIFASSCSIYDRGLLAEDILQDEESPVEPRAAYAVSKYQAERELLKLSGPDFCPTLLRQGTVYGWSPRMRYDLVVNTFVKSAFEKGCLTVHCGGEMWRPLIDVTDIARAYIACLQADLKIVGNQVFNLSYKNYRILELAHWVRKVFRENGMNIEIEVEYGSTRGRSYRVSTKKTEQVLGFRPQVSVEEAVQVMVGKIRNGINADIHNPRYYNIQWVELLCMAENIIKKTGSVI; this is encoded by the coding sequence ATGATATTGGTAACAGGTGGTTCTGGCTATATTGGTGCGGTTGCCGTTCGTGAATTGTTAAATCATGGATTTGCCGTTCGAGTTGTTGATAAATTCCTATTTGGGGATGAAGGTCTGGAAGAAGTAAAAAATCGTATTGAGTGTATTCAAGGGGATTTATGTCAATTGGATGCTACATGGCTGGAGGGTGTTGAAGGTGTAATTCATCTGGCAGGTTTGAGCAATGACCCGATGGCGGAATTTAATCCTGAGGCGAATAAAAAACTGAATACAGAAGCCACAGCTATTTTAGGAGAGCATTGCAAACGGAGAGGTATAAAACGATTTATCTTTGCCTCCAGTTGTTCTATTTATGACCGTGGATTATTGGCCGAGGATATTTTGCAGGATGAAGAAAGTCCTGTGGAACCGCGTGCTGCGTATGCCGTAAGCAAATATCAGGCGGAAAGAGAACTGTTAAAGCTATCCGGACCTGATTTCTGTCCGACTTTATTACGGCAGGGAACGGTATATGGATGGAGCCCCCGAATGAGGTATGACCTTGTTGTGAATACTTTTGTTAAATCTGCATTTGAAAAAGGTTGCTTGACGGTTCATTGTGGAGGCGAAATGTGGCGTCCTTTAATTGATGTAACGGATATAGCCCGTGCTTATATTGCCTGCCTGCAAGCCGACCTGAAAATTGTAGGAAATCAAGTGTTTAACCTTTCTTATAAGAATTACAGGATACTTGAATTAGCCCATTGGGTTCGTAAGGTATTTCGTGAGAATGGAATGAATATAGAGATTGAAGTGGAATATGGCTCTACACGGGGACGCAGTTATCGTGTTTCAACGAAAAAGACCGAGCAGGTTTTAGGTTTTCGTCCACAGGTTAGTGTAGAAGAAGCCGTTCAAGTTATGGTTGGTAAAATTCGCAATGGTATAAATGCAGATATTCATAATCCCCGTTACTATAATATCCAATGGGTCGAGCTCCTTTGCATGGCGGAGAATATCATTAAAAAGACGGGAAGTGTAATATAA
- a CDS encoding M23 family metallopeptidase, producing MKFLPLFIPFIFVCIPFLSAGESFILPLKGDLFATSSFGEYRDGRFHMGVDYRATIGTPVYAIDDGYVARMRCSPWGYGRVLYIQFHSGIMGIYAHLHSFAEPYQSYLRKVQHQKESFTVDLTLKENELPVKKGALIAYTGQSGTKAPHLHFELRTKDGITCLNPWEYGFRWIDRNKPQITSLLVIPGSMDTTINGRCLPLEIPITEKTALPILINAKGAIGFGVSTIDNESDTCKLGPYRISLKTTDTVLSTIQQDRLDYNTYRDAIVSFYPYISNPIYWLLWQWQGNQSPNYKQVRKEWLSIEDDEHIQIEVEDFKGNKTQVPLYITGNPANRLNKKIEKSDISISYLPEFLVLEILLASTSSKEAPEITCTSEQGTVSLKPVQRTSNIYELPWKPTASGKYTFRVSHPSMPVWEKSVYAVKTQSKMAPIVLNDFQIDVPSHISYGILWLSISPVSSQKVPKGLTIASNIWKIEPYNMPIAEAVTIKMRIRNNVQAQERIHLYRKSGSSWSRIDSQKERDFVIGKVSDWGTFALIRDDEPPQITNIAINKDAKQPTKRPSISAVISDIGSGIARAEIFCDQKWLLSEYDGPRGILRWEQDEDLPSGTHTITFIVADYAGLTQKEMQTISVP from the coding sequence ATGAAGTTTTTACCTTTATTCATTCCATTTATTTTTGTATGTATCCCTTTCCTTTCAGCAGGGGAGTCTTTTATCCTTCCTCTGAAAGGAGACTTATTTGCTACCTCTTCCTTTGGCGAATATCGGGATGGACGCTTTCATATGGGTGTAGATTATCGTGCTACCATTGGAACGCCTGTCTATGCCATAGATGATGGTTATGTGGCACGAATGCGTTGTAGTCCCTGGGGATATGGTCGTGTGTTATATATTCAATTTCATTCTGGAATTATGGGGATTTATGCACATCTCCATTCATTTGCAGAGCCGTATCAGTCTTATTTGCGAAAGGTGCAACATCAAAAAGAGTCCTTCACAGTGGACCTGACACTAAAAGAAAACGAACTGCCTGTGAAAAAAGGGGCTTTGATTGCATATACAGGTCAGTCCGGGACAAAAGCACCTCATTTGCACTTTGAACTTCGCACAAAAGATGGAATTACATGCCTGAACCCATGGGAATATGGTTTCCGATGGATTGACCGTAATAAACCTCAAATAACATCCCTCCTCGTTATTCCCGGAAGTATGGATACAACCATTAATGGACGCTGTCTGCCGCTGGAAATCCCTATCACCGAAAAGACCGCATTACCTATATTAATTAACGCAAAAGGAGCAATAGGATTTGGTGTTTCCACTATTGACAATGAATCGGATACCTGCAAGTTGGGACCTTACCGAATTTCATTGAAAACGACGGATACTGTTTTATCTACCATTCAGCAAGACCGCCTTGATTACAATACCTATAGGGATGCTATTGTATCTTTTTATCCCTACATTTCGAATCCGATTTATTGGTTATTGTGGCAGTGGCAGGGAAATCAGTCGCCCAATTACAAACAGGTGAGGAAAGAATGGCTTTCCATAGAAGATGACGAGCATATACAGATAGAAGTAGAGGATTTTAAGGGAAATAAGACACAGGTTCCGCTTTATATCACAGGGAATCCTGCGAATCGTTTGAACAAAAAAATAGAAAAAAGTGATATCTCTATTTCTTATTTGCCGGAATTCCTTGTGTTAGAGATTTTGTTAGCCTCAACATCTTCCAAAGAAGCACCGGAAATTACCTGCACTTCGGAACAGGGAACTGTTTCACTAAAACCTGTCCAGCGGACAAGTAATATATACGAACTTCCCTGGAAACCTACGGCATCAGGGAAATATACTTTTCGAGTTTCGCATCCATCTATGCCTGTATGGGAAAAAAGTGTGTATGCTGTTAAGACACAAAGTAAAATGGCACCTATCGTATTAAATGATTTTCAGATAGATGTACCTTCCCATATCTCTTACGGTATTCTCTGGCTATCTATTTCTCCGGTATCTTCACAGAAAGTTCCTAAAGGTTTGACAATTGCTTCGAATATATGGAAAATAGAACCTTACAACATGCCGATAGCAGAGGCTGTGACGATTAAAATGCGGATTCGGAATAATGTCCAAGCTCAAGAACGAATACATTTATATCGGAAATCCGGGTCTTCATGGTCAAGAATAGATTCTCAAAAGGAAAGGGATTTTGTTATTGGTAAAGTATCTGATTGGGGCACTTTTGCCTTAATAAGAGACGATGAACCGCCACAAATCACAAATATCGCTATTAACAAAGATGCGAAACAGCCAACAAAAAGGCCTTCTATATCGGCTGTAATTTCTGATATAGGAAGTGGTATAGCACGGGCAGAAATATTCTGTGACCAGAAATGGCTATTAAGTGAATACGATGGACCTCGTGGAATATTACGCTGGGAACAAGATGAAGATTTACCCTCCGGCACACATACAATTACCTTCATAGTTGCAGATTACGCAGGGTTAACCCAAAAAGAAATGCAAACTATCTCTGTGCCATAA
- a CDS encoding peptidyl-prolyl cis-trans isomerase, whose translation MFRKLLFIVISVILVSYLWAQAPDLSRMDIVEKSVPDGPVALVLGKPISKEEFLMRYHMELLEYVAGTGQKDVKDEDRVRIAIRCVTNLAQREILYQEALKRKYSVTEDEVKKAVDEQIKEIQEDARKAGKNPPSMEEILKAKNETVESFRERTRKNLILKKMKQALASENKITVTDDEIKKFYDSNPDLFMKPSRVHLQQIFRQPKPNAKTADEKAWQETQKEVEKALARIKAGESFEAVARSVSEAPDHQKGGDMGWIPTEALPPFLKQVLPTMKPGDLSPVLKSPLGWHLFKLLEREAEEKVTFEQVKEKIKNILTEQKTDEKIFEFCKPYLNDSEKVKIFLAFDPILEKLYRQDKASADKTSTPTQPSTKATTPKKKKK comes from the coding sequence TGGAGAAATCAGTTCCAGATGGACCGGTAGCGTTGGTTCTCGGTAAGCCTATATCAAAGGAAGAATTTTTGATGAGGTATCATATGGAACTACTGGAATATGTGGCAGGGACAGGACAAAAAGATGTTAAGGATGAGGACCGTGTCCGTATTGCTATCCGTTGTGTTACTAATTTAGCCCAACGGGAAATTTTATATCAGGAAGCACTGAAACGGAAATATTCGGTAACAGAGGATGAGGTCAAGAAAGCGGTTGATGAGCAAATTAAGGAAATTCAGGAAGATGCCCGTAAAGCAGGAAAGAACCCTCCCAGTATGGAGGAAATCTTAAAAGCCAAAAATGAGACGGTAGAATCTTTTCGCGAAAGGACGCGTAAAAATCTAATATTAAAAAAGATGAAACAAGCCTTAGCGAGTGAGAACAAGATAACCGTTACGGATGATGAAATAAAAAAGTTTTATGACAGCAATCCTGACCTTTTCATGAAGCCCTCGCGGGTGCATCTACAACAGATATTTCGCCAACCAAAACCCAATGCAAAAACCGCCGATGAAAAGGCATGGCAGGAGACACAAAAAGAGGTAGAGAAAGCTTTAGCACGAATAAAAGCAGGGGAAAGTTTTGAAGCGGTTGCCCGTTCTGTTTCCGAAGCACCGGACCATCAAAAAGGTGGCGATATGGGATGGATACCTACAGAAGCCTTGCCTCCATTTTTGAAACAGGTTCTTCCCACCATGAAGCCGGGCGACCTCAGTCCTGTTTTAAAAAGCCCCCTGGGATGGCATTTGTTCAAATTGTTAGAACGCGAGGCAGAAGAGAAGGTTACCTTTGAGCAGGTCAAAGAAAAGATAAAAAATATTTTAACCGAACAGAAGACAGATGAAAAGATATTTGAGTTTTGTAAACCCTATTTGAACGATTCGGAGAAAGTAAAAATATTCCTTGCGTTTGACCCTATTTTAGAAAAATTATACCGTCAGGACAAAGCCTCTGCAGATAAAACTTCTACGCCGACACAACCTTCAACAAAGGCAACAACACCCAAGAAAAAAAAGAAGTAA
- a CDS encoding peptide-binding protein, with amino-acid sequence MTKPFVLIYLIFFFAGTVLFPGCFSEGQSWVSSENTTRGLTEFGTNMSPSQGDWLITRLPAEMPHLNPITSTDAYSSLVLAWIFDGLLDRNPQTLELIPRVANKWEVSEDHLSYTFYLRTDVCFSDGHPLTAKDVKFTFDKLMDPTTDAPHLKNYYMDVESCEVIDDYTVRYHCKKPYYQHAVMLGLLEILPEHVYGQGDFNNHPNNRKPIGSGPYILSEWQTGLQLVLERNPNYWRKKEGQPYFDRIVYQIILDDNASFLKLRRGDLDYMAIRPEDWVRRGQSETFQKQFNMFIYPRPAYNYIGWNTRNPVLKEKTVRHALTMLLNRQQIIERLYFGMAEPIDSPFMPGTPEYHSEIKRWNYNPEEAKLLLDRSGWIDHNSDGIRDKEGKDLAFEIMTTNSNPIAEKILTVYQEDLKRAGINMQIRQMEWASLLERVDARNFDAVLMGWQMPPDPDPYQVWHSSQAEKGSNYVGFVNKEADRLIEQARVSFDRQERIQLYRRFQEIVNEEQPYTFLMAPKAIVAVDKRIHGIRVYPFGIYEKEWFVPTHLQRYVHVKEN; translated from the coding sequence ATGACAAAACCATTTGTTCTAATTTACCTGATATTCTTTTTTGCGGGAACGGTTCTATTTCCGGGTTGTTTTTCGGAAGGGCAGTCATGGGTTTCTTCTGAAAATACTACTCGTGGGCTGACGGAATTTGGGACAAATATGTCCCCTTCTCAAGGAGATTGGCTTATTACCCGATTACCTGCGGAAATGCCCCATCTGAACCCCATAACCAGCACAGATGCGTATTCCTCTCTGGTGTTAGCATGGATATTTGATGGCTTGTTAGACCGTAATCCACAAACATTGGAGTTAATCCCACGCGTTGCTAATAAATGGGAAGTGTCGGAGGACCATCTGAGTTATACTTTTTACTTGCGGACGGATGTTTGTTTTTCCGATGGGCATCCTCTAACCGCAAAGGATGTTAAGTTTACTTTCGATAAGTTGATGGACCCTACCACGGACGCTCCACACTTGAAAAATTATTATATGGATGTGGAATCGTGTGAGGTTATAGATGATTATACGGTTCGGTATCATTGTAAAAAACCTTATTACCAGCATGCCGTAATGTTGGGCTTATTAGAAATTTTGCCGGAGCATGTTTATGGACAGGGAGACTTTAATAATCACCCTAACAATCGAAAACCTATTGGCTCAGGTCCTTATATATTATCGGAATGGCAGACGGGCTTGCAGTTAGTTCTGGAACGAAATCCGAATTATTGGCGGAAAAAAGAAGGACAACCTTATTTTGACCGTATCGTTTATCAAATTATTCTGGATGATAATGCTTCTTTTTTGAAATTGCGTCGTGGCGATTTGGACTATATGGCCATTCGTCCTGAAGATTGGGTGCGAAGAGGACAGTCAGAAACATTTCAAAAGCAATTTAATATGTTCATATACCCACGACCCGCCTATAACTATATCGGCTGGAATACCCGTAATCCAGTGCTCAAAGAAAAAACGGTTCGCCATGCTTTAACGATGTTGCTTAATCGCCAACAGATTATTGAACGGTTGTATTTCGGAATGGCAGAGCCGATAGATAGTCCGTTTATGCCCGGGACACCGGAATATCACTCCGAAATTAAGCGATGGAACTATAACCCGGAAGAAGCGAAACTATTACTGGATAGGTCTGGCTGGATAGACCATAACAGCGATGGAATTCGTGATAAAGAAGGAAAAGACCTTGCCTTTGAGATTATGACAACAAATAGTAATCCTATTGCGGAAAAGATTTTGACGGTGTATCAGGAAGACCTGAAACGGGCAGGGATAAATATGCAAATACGGCAAATGGAATGGGCTTCTTTATTAGAGCGTGTGGATGCACGCAATTTTGATGCTGTTCTAATGGGCTGGCAGATGCCACCGGACCCTGACCCTTATCAGGTATGGCACTCCAGTCAGGCAGAAAAAGGTTCCAATTATGTGGGATTTGTCAATAAGGAAGCAGACCGACTTATTGAGCAGGCACGGGTTTCTTTTGACCGTCAGGAACGGATACAGTTATATCGTAGATTTCAGGAAATTGTGAATGAAGAACAGCCTTATACCTTCTTAATGGCGCCGAAAGCGATTGTTGCTGTGGATAAACGAATACATGGTATTCGTGTGTATCCCTTTGGTATTTATGAAAAGGAATGGTTTGTTCCGACCCATTTACAACGGTATGTTCATGTAAAGGAGAACTAA